TCTCGGCCTGACCAAAAAAGGGTGGGAAAATCAGCATGTGGTTTTCGCCGCGGCTTTCATCATCCTGTCGATTTTTCATCTTTTTGTGCTCAACTGGAAGGCCTTCTTTACCTACCTGAAAAGTAAGGCAAGCAAGGGATTGAGCCACCCGGCGGAGCTTGCAGCCTCGCTGATGCTCTTCGTGCTGTTCGGCGTCGGAACTCTCTGGCATTGGCCGCCATTCGAGCAGCTCATCGCGTTTGGCGACAAGCTTTCAGCTTCCTGGGAATACAAATCCGGAGGCCCGCCGGTGCCCCATGCCGAAACGATGCCGCTTGACGAACTTGCCGCCCTGCCGCAGGTCGGCACACCGGCAGAGCAGATGGTCGAAAAGCTCCGTAACGCTGGTTTGAAGGTGCAAAGCACCAGCCAGACGCTGCAAGAGATTGCCGAGAACAACGGCA
This portion of the Chlorobaculum parvum NCIB 8327 genome encodes:
- a CDS encoding DUF4405 domain-containing protein; translated protein: MTSKAFKWRAFVSVSLTLSFIVMTLSGIILYLSPPGRVANWTDWNILGLTKKGWENQHVVFAAAFIILSIFHLFVLNWKAFFTYLKSKASKGLSHPAELAASLMLFVLFGVGTLWHWPPFEQLIAFGDKLSASWEYKSGGPPVPHAETMPLDELAALPQVGTPAEQMVEKLRNAGLKVQSTSQTLQEIAENNGMEVQKLYGIIMEGKPSGGLPGSGWGRKTLSEAAETIGVTPLALQQALKQQGIEASSEETIRDIATSNGIEPSELVDRIGRMAEKR